Proteins from a genomic interval of Cottoperca gobio chromosome 8, fCotGob3.1, whole genome shotgun sequence:
- the socs1a gene encoding suppressor of cytokine signaling 1a, with translation MVANSTVEGHDKTELSSSSSSSSSSSLSSSSLSSSSPLARHELALSPQRTESEQLQRRAAPGPNPRSVSVPSVYLTHFPTFSSKEDCKIITDTASKLERSAFYWGPLGVEDAHCMLRDAPLGSFLIRDSRQKDVFFTLSYHGSSGPVSVRIDYKQQKFSLAGNERSFPTLFALLEHYINSPKKRLSVPYRKWEPTLQERCRKRVMELCGGGSRVSELPVTHVVQHFLMEFPYKL, from the coding sequence ATGGTAGCCAATAGCACAGTGGAAGGCCATGACAAGACAGAGTTGTCAAGctcatcatcctcttcctcgtcctcatCATTGTCATCATCCTCCTTGTCCTCATCATCACCGCTGGCTAGGCACGAGCTCGCTCTCAGCCCTCAGCGCACAGAGTCGGAGCAGCTTCAGCGTCGTGCCGCTCCAGGTCCTAACCCGAGGTCGGTGTCTGTCCCCTCTGTGTATCTCACCCACTTCCCCACCTTCTCCAGCAAGGAGGACTGCAAGATCATCACGGACACAGCGTCCAAGCTCGAGCGCAGTGCCTTCTACTGGGGCCCTCTGGGAGTGGAGGACGCCCATTGCATGCTGCGCGACGCACCGCTGGGCAGCTTCCTCATCCGCGACAGCCGGCAGAAAGACGTCTTCTTCACGCTGTCCTACCACGGCAGCAGCGGGCCGGTCAGTGTGCGCATCGACTACAAGCAGCAAAAGTTCTCACTGGCGGGCAACGAGCGCTCCTTCCCGACGCTCTTTGCCCTCTTGGAGCATTACATCAATTCGCCCAAGAAGAGACTGAGTGTCCCGTACAGGAAATGGGAGCCGACGCTGCAGGAGCGGTGCAGGAAGCGCGTCATGGAGCTGTGTGGCGGAGGAAGCCGGGTGTCAGAGCTGCCAGTCACCCATGTTGTCCAACACTTCCTGATGGAATTCCCTTACAAACTATGA